actacaaagggtgtcaccagccacttactggatatgtggatgcggattggggcgtcgatcgaactaaccggaagtcgtatacgggctatgtttattttttggcaggtggccgaatttcttggcgatctgagaaacaacgcagcgtggcacttagaatacatggcactgtcggctgcgtgtaaggagtccatattcttacgtcgcttaatcattgaaattggctgtggagatgaagctacctcaactaccttatatggcgataatctgagcgcacaagagctggctaggaacacagtgcatcactcaaggaccAATCATATTGATATTATATATCACTTTGTACGAcagattgtagaagaaggtcaagttaagttaaagtatgctagtacaacagatatgattgcagatatcttgaccaagaatctccctaagagaaagcatgtcgaatttacaaaattgttaagtttaaattgagttaaatggaatttgtaagcatgcacgcattgaggaagggtgttgaagaatgaccatctctagcaatgcacgcatgtattgacagacatatgagtatgtagacgtatgtatgagtgagagacgtaacgaagcgacgttctcttatctcccttttttgttctccctttcgttcggtctctatctgcctgcgagcagagcatttattagtcacaaataaaccttacatatgaatggttgcgttcttacttttcggtacaagaacttcccttgcaacggcagcgaaattctgccCAACAGAGATAAGttctccgccagcggagagatgtattttgtcagcagagataagatgtccggcaggggatataaacttcccgccgccggaggtaaatgttctgccagcggagatacgttttctgccggcggagaaacgtagttcgtcagcggagataagttgtccggcaggggatatcaatttccccctcttgagaaaagttttccgccagcggatataaacttcccgccaccggagataagttttccgacagcggagagacgtattttgtcagcagagataggttgtccggcgggggatataaacttcccgccgccggaggtaaatgttctgccagcggagatacgttttctgccggcggagaaacgtagttcgtcagcggagataagttgtccggcaggggatatcaatttccccctctcgagaaaagttttccgccagcggatatcaattccccgcgaccggagataagtttttcgccgccggagagacgtattttgtcagcaaagataaataatctgccagcggagataagatgtctgtcagcggagaaaagttttccggcagcggatatcaatttcccgccactggagataagttttccgacagcggagagacgtattttgtcagcagagataagatgtccggcaggggatataaattcctcgccgccggaagtaaatgttctgccagcggaaataagttttctgccagcggagaaacgtagttcgtcagcggatataaatttcccgccaccgcagataagttttccgcagcagagataagatgtccgccaggggagagatgtattttgtcagcagagataagatgtccggcaggggatataaacttcccgccgccggaggtaaatgttctgccagcggagatacgttttctgccggcggagaaacgtagttcgtcagcggagataagttgtccggcaggggatatcaatttccccctctcgagaaaagttttccgccagcggatataaatttcccgccaccggagataagttttccgacagcggagagacgtattttgtcagcagagataagatgtccggcaggggatataaattcctcgccgccggaagtaaatgttctgccagcggaaataagtttttgccagcggagaaacgtagttcgtcagcggagataaattatctgccagcggagataagatgtctgtcagcggagaaaacatttccgccagcgtatataaatttcccgccaccggagataagttttccgccagcggagagacgtattttgtcagcagagataagatgtccggcgggggatatagatatcccgccaccggaaataagttttccaccagcggagagacgtattttgtcagcagagataagttgtccggcgggagatataaatttccccctctggagaaaagttttccgccagcggatatcaatttcccgccaccggagataagttttccgccagcggagagacgtattttgtcagcaaaaataaattttctgccagcggagataagatgtctgtcagcggagaaaagttttccgccagcggatataaatttcccgccaccgaagataagttttccgccagcggaaagacgtatttttcagcagagataagttgtccggcgggagatataaatttcaccctctggagaaaagttttccgccagcggatatcaatttcccgccaccggagataagttttccgccagcggagagacgtattttgtcagcaaagataaataatctgtcagcggagataagatgtctgtcagcggagaaaagttttccgccagcggatatcaatttcccgacaccggagataagctttccgccagcggagagacgtattttgtcagcaaagataaattatctgccagcggagataagatgtctgtcagcggagaaaagttttccgccagcggatataaatttcccgccaccgaagataagttttccgccagcggagagacgtattttgtcagcagagataagttgtccggcgggagatataaatttcaccctctggagaaaagttttccgccagcgggtataaatttcccgccaccgaagataagttttccgccagcggagagacgtattttctcagcagagataagttgtccggcgggagatataaatttcaccctctggagaaaagttttccgccagcggatatcaatttcccgccaccggagataagttttccgccagcggagagacgtattttgtcagcaaagacaaataatctgccagcggagataagatgtctgtcagcgaaGAAAAGTTTTGCGCCAgcgtatataaatttcccgccaccggagataagttttccgccagcggagagacgtattttgtcagcagagataagatgtccggcgggggatatagatatcccgccaccggaaataagttttccgccagcggagagacgtattttgtcagcagagataagttgtccggcgggagatataaatttccccctctggagaaaagttttccgccagcggatatcaatttcctgccaccggagataagttttccgccagcggagagacgtattttgtcagcaaaaataaattatctgccagcggagataagatgtctgtcagcggagaaaagttttccgccagcggatataaatttcccgccaccggagataagttttccgccagcggagagacgtattttgtcagcagagataagatgtccggcgggggatatagatatcccgccaccggaaataagttttccgccagcggagagacgtatttttcagcagagataagttgtccggcgggagatataaatttccccctctggagaaaagttttccgccagcgcatatcaatttcctgccaccggagataagctttccgccagcggagagacgtattttgtcagcaaagataaattatctgccagcggagctaagatgtctgtcagcggagaaaagttttccgccagcggatataaatttcccgccaccgaagataagttttccgccagcggagagacgtattttgtcagcagagataagttgtccggcgggagatataaatttcaccctctggagaaaagttttccgccagcggatatcaatttcccgccaccggagataagttttccgccagcggagagacgtattttaacagcaaagataaataatctgccagcggagataagatgtctgtcagcggagaaaagttttacgccagcggatatcaatattccgccaccggagataagctttccgccagcggagagacgtattttgtcagcaaagataaataatttgccagcggatataagatgtctgtcagcggagaaaagatttccgccagcggatataaatttcccgccaccgaagataagttttccgccagcggagagacgtattttgtcagcaaagataaattatctgccagcggagataagatgtctgtccgcggagaaaagttttccgccagcggatataaatttcccgccaccgaagataagttttccgccagcggagagacgtattttctcagcagagataagttgtccggcgggagatataaatttcaccctctggagaaaagttttccgccagcggatatcaatttcccgccaccggagataagttttccgccagcggagagacgtattttgtcagcaaagacaaataatctgccagcggagataagatgtctgtcagcggagaaaagttttccgccagcgtatataaatttcccgccaccggagataagttttccgccagcggagagacgtattttgtcagcagagataagttgtccggcgggagatataaatttccccctctggagaaaagttttccgccagcggatatcaatttcctgccaccggagataagttttccgccagcggagagacgtattttgtcagcaaaaataaattatctgccagcggagataagatgtctgtcagcggagaaaagttttccgccagcggatataaatttcccgccaccgaagataagttttccgccagcggagagtcgtattttgtcagcagagataagttgtccggcgggagatataaatttcaccctctggagaaaagttttccgccagcggatatcaatttcccgccaccggagataagttttccgccagcggagagacgtattttgtcagcaaagataaataatttgccagcggagataagatgtctgtcagcggagaaaagttttccgccagcggatataaatttcccgccaccgaagataagttttccgccagcggagagacgtattttgtcagcagagataagttgtccggcgggagatataaatttcaccctctggagaaaagttttccgccagtggatatcaatttcccgccaccggagataagttttccgccagcggagagacgtattttgtcagcaaagataaataatctgccagcggagataagatgtctgtcagcggagaaaagttttacgccagcggatatcaatttcccaccaccggagataagctttccgccagcggagagacgtattttgtcagcagagataagttgtccggcgggagatataaatttcaccctctggagaaaagttttccgccagcggatatcaatttcccgccaccggagataagttttccgccagcggagagacgtattttgtcagcaaagataaataatctgccagcggagataagatgtctgtcagcggagaaaagttttccgccagcggatataagtttcccgccaccgaagataagttttccgccagcggagagacgtattttgtcagcagagataagttgtccggcgggagatataaatttcaccctctggagaaaagttttccgccagcggatatcaatttcccgccaccggagataagttttccgccagcggagagacgtattttgtcagcaaagataaataatctgccagcggagataagatgtctgtcagcggagaaaagttttccgccagcggatatcaatttcccgccaccggagataagctttccgccagcggagagacgtattttgtcagcaaagataaattatctgccagcggagataagatgtctgtccgcggagaaaagttttccgccagcggatataaatttcccgccaccgaagataagttttccgccagcggagagacgtattttctcagcagagataagttgtccggcgggagatataaatttcaccctctggagaaaagttttccgccagcggatatcaatttcccgccaccgcagatatgttttccgccagcggtgagacgtattttgtcagcaaagataaataatctgccagcggagataagatgtctgtcagcggagaaaagttttccgccagcgtatataaatttcccgccaccggagataagttttccgccagcggagagacgtattttgtcagcagagataagatgtccggcgggggatatagatatcccgctaccggaaataagttttccgccagcggagagacgtattttgtcagcagaggtaagttgtccggcgggagatataaatttccccctctggagaaaagttttccgccagaggatatcaatttcctgccaccggagataagttttccgccagcggagagacgtattttgtcagcaaaaataaattttctgccagcggagataagatgtctgtcagcggagaaaacttttccgccagcgtataTAAATTTACCGCCACCGGAGATGTTTGTCCAGCTTTAGCTTGCATCCCTAGCTTGAAATTTTGCCAAATAAAAAAATCTGCATTTAAATAAAGTgtttattaaataaaatagtACTAAAATGGCAGCAGGCCCCATTGCGGAACGTAGTCAAGATGCCACAATTTACGCCGGCGGTCTGGACGACAAGGTGTCCGAGTCCCTGCTGTGGGAGCTGTTTGTCCAGGCCGGACCCGTAGTAAACGTACACATGCCCAAAGATCGTGTCACACAAATGCATCAGGGCTATGGATTCCTGGAGTTCCCTAGCGAAGAAGATGCCGACTATGCAATAAAGATTATGAACATGATTAAGCTTTATGGCAAGCCCATTAGAGTGAACAAGGCGTCGGCGCATCAGAAGAACCTGGATGTCGGCGCCAACATCTTCATTGGCAATCTCGATGTGGAGGTGGACGAAAAGCTGCTCTACGACACATTCTCAGCCTTTGGCGTGATCCTGCAGACTCCCAAGATAATGCGTGACCCGGAGACGGGGAAGTCCAAGAGTTTCGCCTTCATCAACTTTGCCAGCTTCGAGGCCAGTGACGCCGCCATGGACGCCATGAACGGACAGTATCTCTGCAATCGCCCCATTTCCGTCTCTTATGCATTCAAGAAGGACCACAAGGGCGAACGCCACGGCTCTGCGGCCGAGCGTCTGCTTGCCGCCCAGAATCCCTCTGCCCATGCCGATCGTCCGCATCAGCTGTTCGCCGATGCGCCCGTGCAGAACATGATGACCGGTCAGATGATGCCGCCACCGATGATGGCGCCCCCACCGCCCGTGGTCCCCGTCTCGCAGAACAATATGGGCATGATAGCAACGCCGCCGCCAGTGCCGCAGCCCACACCGTTCCCAGCCACAATACCGCCACCACCACTGCCCCCGATGGCGGGCGGACAACCACCACTACCTCCGGCATTGGGCATTCCGCCGCCGCCGCGCATGATGCAGCCAAACTCGTGGGCCCCGCCGGGCATGCCAGCGCCGCCACCGCGACCTCCGCCTTTGCTCCAGGCACCTTCGCCCGGCCCTACCAACCCGATGGCTATCAGTACTAGTCCACCAATCCCTGTGTAGTCTTTAGCCCCTGTAGTTATAAAATATTTGATGAACCAGACGAAATACATTTTCTAGGCTTTTACACACACGCGGAACCCAACGTGGACCCATACGACCATTGACTAGGATTtgaaaataagttttccgccagcggagagacgtattatgtcagcagagataagatgtccggcgggggatatagatatcccgccaccggaaataagttttccgccagcggagaggcgtattttgtcagcagagataagttgtccggcgggagatataaatttccccctctggagaaaagttttccgccagcggatatcaatttcccgccaccggagataagctttacgccagcggagagacgtattttgtcagcaaagataaattatctgccagcggagataagatgtctgtcagcgaagaaaagttttccgccagcggatataaatttcccgccaccgaagataagttttccgccagcagagagacgtattttgacAGAAGAGATAAagtgtccggcaggggatataaattcctcgccgccagaagtaaatgttctgccagcggagataagttttctgtcagcgaagaaaagttttccgccagcggatataggcttcctgccaccggaaataagtatTCCGCCAGCgcagagacgtatttcgtcagcagagataagttgtccggcaggggatataaaattccccctttggagataagttttctgccagcggagaaacgtagttcgtcagcggagataaattatctgccggcGGCAATAAGAtgcctgtcagcggagaaaagttttccgccagcggatataaatttccggccaccggagataagttttccgccagcggagagatgtattttgacagcagagataagttatccaggagcggagatatgatgtcggtcagcggagaaaagttttccgccagcggagagatatattttgtcagcagagacaagatgtccggcaggggatataaattcctcgccgccggaagtaaatgttctgccagcggagataagctttctgccggcggagaatcgtagctCGTCaacggagataaattatctgccagcggcaataagatgtctgtcagcggagaaaagttttccgccagcggatataaatttcccgccccggagataagctttccgccagcggagagacgtatttggtcagcagagataagttgtccggcatgggatataaatttcccgccgccggagataagttttctgccagcggagaaacgtagttagtcagcggagataagttgtccggcaggggatataaattccccaCTCTggtgaaaagttttccggcagcggatatgaatttcccgccaccggagataagttttccgccagcggagagatgtattttgtcagcagagaaaagttgtccgggagcggagatatgatgtcggTCAGCGGAggaaagttttccgccagcgaagagatgtattttgtcagcagagataacatgtccggcaggggatataaatttctcgccgccggaagtaaatgttctgtcagcggagataagttttctgccagcggagaaacatagctcgccagcggagataaattatctatcagcggagataagatgtatgttagcagagaaaagttttccgccagcggatataaattttccgccaacggagagatgtattttgtcagcagagataagatgtccggcagcggatataagtttcccaccaccggaggtaaatgttctatcagcggagataagatgtctgtcagcagagaaaagttttccgccaatggatataaattttccaccaacggagagatgtattttgtcagcagagaaaagtttaccgccagcggatataaattttccgccaacggagagatgtattttgtcagcagagataagatgtccggcagcggaatataaatttccctccgccggaggtaaatgttctaccagcggagataagttttctgccagcggagaagaTTAGTTCGTCAGctgagataaattgtctgccagcggagataagttgtccgccagcggatatagatttcccgccagcggagagatgtattttgtcagcagagataagatgtccggcaggggatataaattcctcgccgccggaagtaaatgttctgccagcggagataagttttctgccagcggagaatcgtagttcgtcagcggagataaattatctgccagcggagataagatgtctgtcagcggagaaaagttttccggcagcggatataaatttcccgccaccggagataagttttccgccaacggagagatgtattttgtcagcagagaaaagtttaccgccagcggatataaattttccgccaacggagagatgtattttgtcagcagagataagatgtccggcaggggatataagttcctcgccgccggaagtaaatgttctgccagcggagataagttttctgccagcggagaaaagttttccgccaacggagagatgtattttgtcagcagagaaaagttttccgccagcggatataaattttccgccaacggagagatgtattttgtcagcagagataagatgtccggcagcggaatataaatttccctccgccggaggtaaatgttctaccagcggagataagttttctgccagcggagaagaTTAGTTCGTCAGctgagataaattgtctgccagcggatataaaatgtctgtcagcggagaaaagttttccgccaacggagagatgtattttgtcagcagagaaaagttttccgccagcggatataaattttccgccaacggagagatgtattttgtcagcagagataagatgtccggcagcggaatataaatttccctccgccggaggtaaatgttctaccagcggagataagttttctgccagcggagaagaTTAGTTCGTCAGctgagataaattgtctgccagcggagataagttgtccgccagcggatatagatttcccgccagcggagagatgtattttgtcagcagagataagatgtccggcaggggatataaattcctcgccgccggaagtaaatgttctgccagcggagataagttttctgccagcggagaatcgtagttcgtcagcggagataaattatctgccagcggagataagatatctgtcagcggagaaaagttttccgccagcggagaggtgtattttgtcagcagagataagatgtccggcaggggatataagttCCTCTCctccggaagtaaatgttctgtcagcggagaaaagttttccgccagcggatataaatttcccgccacggGAGATAGGCGGTCTGGACGACAAGGTGTCCGAGTCCCTGCTGTGGGAGCTGTTTGTCCAGGCCGGACCCGTAGTAAACGTACACATGCCCAAAGATCGTGTCACACAAATGCATCAGGGCTATGGATTCCTGGAGTTCCCTAGCGAAGAAGATGCCGACTATGCAATAAAGATTATGAACATGATTAAGCTTTATGGCAAGCCCATTAGAGTGAACAAGGCGTCGGCGCATCAGAAGAACCTGGATGTCGGCGCCAACATCTTCATTGGCAATCTCGATGTGGAGGTGGACGAAAAGCTGCTCTACGACACATTCTCAGCCTTTGGCGTGATCCTGCAGACTCCCAAGATAATGCGTGACCCGGAGACGGGGAAGTCCAAGAGTTTCGCCTTCATCAACTTTGCCAGCTTCGAGGCCAGTGACGCCGCCATGGACGCCATGAACGGACAGTATCTCTGCAATCGCCCCATTTCCGTCTCTTATGCATTCAAGAAGGACCACAAGGGCGAACGCCACGGCTCTGCGGCCGAGCGTCTGCTTGCCGCCCAGAATCCCTCTGCCCATGCCGATCGTCCGCATCAGCTGTTCGCCGATGCGCCCGTGCAGAACATGATGACCGGTCAGATGATGCCGCCACCGATGATGGCGCCCCCACCGCCCGTGGTCCCCGTCTCGCAGAACAATATGGGCATGATAGCAACGCCGCCGCCAGTGCCGCAGCCCACACCGTTCCCAGCCACAATACCGCCACCACCACTGCCCCCGATGGCGGGCGGACAACCACCACTACCTCCGGCATTGGGCATTCCGCCGCCGCCGCGCATGATGCAGCCAAACTCGTGGGCCCCGCCGGGCATGCCAGCGCCGCCACCGCGACCTCCGCCTTTGCTCCAGGCACCTTCGCCCGGCCCTACCAACCCGATGGCTATCAGTACTAGTCCACCAATCCCTGTGTAGTCTTTAGCCCCTGTAGTTATAAAATATTTGATGAACCAGACGAAATACATTTTCTAGGCTTTTACACACACGCGGAACCCAACGTGGACCCATACGACCATTGACTAGGATTtgaaaataagttttccgccagcggagagacgtattatgtcagcagagataagatgtccggcgggggatatagatatcccgccaccggaaataagttttccgccagcggagaggcgtattttgtcagcagagataagttgtccggcgggagatataaatttccccctctggagaaaagttttccgccagcggatatcaatttcccgccaccggagataagctttacgccagcggagagacgtattttgtcagcaaagataaattatctgccagcggagataagatgtctgtcagcgaagaaaagttttccgccagcggatataaatttcccgccaccgaagataagttttccgccagcagagagacgtattttgacAGAAGAGATAAagtgtccggcaggggatataaattcctcgccgccagaagtaaatgttctgccagcggagataagttttctgtcagcgaagaaaagttttccgccagcggatataggcttcctgccaccggaaataagtatTCCGCCAGCgcagagacgtatttcgtcagcagagataagttgtccggcaggggatataaaattccccctttggagataagttttctgccagcggagaaacgtagttcgtcagcggagataaattatctgccggcGGCAATAAGAtgcctgtcagcggagaaaagttttccgccagcggatataaatttccggccaccggagataagttttccgccagcggagagatgtattttgacagcagagataagttatccaggagcggagatatgatgtcggtcagcggagaaaagttttccgccagcggagagatatattttgtcagcagagacaagatgtccggcaggggatataaattcctcgccgccggaagtaaatgttctgccagcggagataagctttctgccggcggagaatcgtagctCGTCaacggagataaattatctgccagcggcaataagatgtctgtcagcggagaaaagttttccgccagcggatataaatttcccgccccggagataagctttccgccagcggagagacgtatttggtcagcagagataagttgtccggcatgggatataaatttcccgccgccggagataagttttctgccagcggagaaacgtagttagtcagcggagataagttgtccggcaggggatataaattccccaCTCTggtgaaaagttttccggcagcggatatgaatttcccgccaccggagataagttttccgccagcggagagatgtattttgtcagcagagaaaagttgtccgggagcggagatatgatgtcggTCAGCGGAggaaagttttccgccagcgaagagatgtattttgtcagcagagataacatgtccggcaggggatataaatttctcgccgccggaagtaaatgttctgtcagcggagataagttttctgccagcggagaaacatagctcgccagcggagataaattatctatcagcggagataagatgtatgttagcagagaaaagttttccgccagcggatataaattttccgccaacggagagatgtattttgtcagcagagataagatgtccg
The sequence above is a segment of the Drosophila miranda strain MSH22 chromosome 4, D.miranda_PacBio2.1, whole genome shotgun sequence genome. Coding sequences within it:
- the LOC117188941 gene encoding splicing factor 3B subunit 4-like; this encodes MAAGPIAERSQDATIYAGGLDDKVSESLLWELFVQAGPVVNVHMPKDRVTQMHQGYGFLEFPSEEDADYAIKIMNMIKLYGKPIRVNKASAHQKNLDVGANIFIGNLDVEVDEKLLYDTFSAFGVILQTPKIMRDPETGKSKSFAFINFASFEASDAAMDAMNGQYLCNRPISVSYAFKKDHKGERHGSAAERLLAAQNPSAHADRPHQLFADAPVQNMMTGQMMPPPMMAPPPPVVPVSQNNMGMIATPPPVPQPTPFPATIPPPPLPPMAGGQPPLPPALGIPPPPRMMQPNSWAPPGMPAPPPRPPPLLQAPSPGPTNPMAISTSPPIPV